In one window of Psychrobacter sp. P2G3 DNA:
- a CDS encoding polysaccharide biosynthesis tyrosine autokinase, whose protein sequence is MNTDSKNLSTSVSDRDNDDITLSSLLGSLLRGWKTLLFFTLLGLIAGILYSRYVMPTYESDAVVQIDASPQGVSALGENISNLVGSEASMAQAEAELIKSRMILGPVADSLHLQIRLSNPEIGVIERITKDRINTPIHSEEGVSLQTDSGQVTVSQFDVSKDYLDRGFTLARSDTGFVLSNGTDSFKGQLNQPHQFKGVDGDIQITVEELPNNNQPINITKQSLQITTDSINGNLTVEELGVLTGIIQMSLSGPNQQQTTLILNEIVLSYINQNKSRSSEETTKTLDFMETQIPVLKQKLEGSESLFNDFRKKYGTIDVAQEAQLLLAEDSRIDGQLNDLKLQQAELSTYYTNEHPLVIQINDQLRVLNSRKQEISNTIAGLPEIQREFLKLSEDVDINREIYLTMLTNYEQLKIVKAGQIGYARIVDLPVSTYNAIEPKEKLIILLATILGTIIGTVLVLLRSSMRNVVRDPENLESKIGVPVIATVPRSKALQRLSKNSRATNRLLSYADHNSPSYEAIKSLRTYLMFGMPSIAKTNQRGRVIVVTGESPNVGKSFIVANLAEVFAQLDKKVLVIDADMRLGSLHSIFNMEQDDGLADFFTQDQSTAVSITHPTNIGNLDFIPRGNNSRNPSSMLAGEKFGGLMNELAAHYDYIIIDTPPVLAATDAVILSKYADQVVMVTRHNDSLEGQLAYAVKQMNKANIQVDGIVINDMQQGIMSKNSYHHTYTYGNTQ, encoded by the coding sequence ATGAATACAGACTCAAAAAATCTATCAACATCCGTCAGTGATCGGGACAATGACGACATCACTCTGTCAAGCCTACTCGGCTCATTGTTACGTGGCTGGAAAACTTTGCTTTTTTTCACTCTATTAGGCTTGATAGCAGGCATATTATATAGCCGCTACGTAATGCCTACTTATGAGTCAGATGCAGTGGTGCAAATTGATGCCAGTCCTCAAGGTGTCTCAGCGCTTGGTGAAAATATCTCTAATTTGGTTGGGTCAGAAGCTAGTATGGCTCAAGCGGAAGCAGAGCTAATAAAGTCGCGCATGATACTGGGGCCAGTCGCAGATTCATTACACTTACAAATTCGCTTGAGCAACCCTGAAATTGGGGTTATTGAGAGAATAACAAAAGATCGAATCAATACACCAATTCATTCCGAAGAGGGAGTGTCATTACAGACTGACAGCGGACAAGTCACAGTCAGTCAGTTCGACGTATCAAAAGATTATTTAGATCGCGGCTTCACTTTAGCGAGATCTGATACAGGTTTTGTACTTAGTAATGGTACTGATAGTTTTAAAGGTCAGTTAAACCAGCCGCATCAGTTCAAAGGGGTAGATGGTGATATCCAGATTACAGTGGAAGAGCTGCCTAACAATAATCAGCCTATCAATATCACTAAACAATCATTACAAATTACGACAGATAGTATAAACGGTAATTTGACAGTAGAAGAACTAGGTGTATTGACCGGTATTATTCAGATGTCTTTGTCTGGACCTAACCAACAACAAACCACTTTAATATTAAACGAAATTGTTCTGTCATATATAAATCAAAATAAATCTCGTAGTTCTGAAGAAACAACTAAAACTCTGGATTTCATGGAAACACAGATTCCTGTGTTGAAGCAAAAGCTTGAAGGCTCTGAGTCACTGTTTAATGATTTCCGTAAAAAGTACGGCACTATTGATGTGGCCCAAGAAGCACAGCTACTGTTGGCAGAGGACTCTAGAATTGACGGTCAACTTAACGATCTAAAGCTTCAACAAGCTGAGTTGTCTACTTACTATACAAATGAGCATCCATTAGTTATTCAAATCAATGATCAATTGAGAGTATTGAACAGCAGAAAGCAAGAGATCAGTAATACCATTGCAGGCTTACCTGAGATTCAAAGAGAGTTTTTGAAACTATCGGAAGATGTTGATATCAATAGAGAGATTTATCTCACTATGCTCACAAACTATGAGCAATTAAAAATCGTTAAAGCAGGTCAAATTGGTTATGCACGTATCGTTGACTTACCTGTCAGTACTTATAATGCTATTGAACCAAAAGAAAAGCTAATCATTCTGTTAGCCACCATTCTAGGAACAATAATAGGTACAGTATTAGTGCTACTTAGAAGCTCAATGAGAAACGTCGTTCGAGACCCTGAAAACCTTGAATCTAAAATAGGCGTCCCTGTTATAGCGACGGTTCCTCGCTCAAAAGCATTGCAACGTTTGAGCAAGAACAGCCGTGCCACTAATCGACTGCTATCTTACGCTGATCACAATAGTCCAAGTTATGAGGCGATAAAGAGCTTAAGAACGTATCTAATGTTTGGTATGCCGAGCATTGCTAAGACCAATCAACGCGGTCGTGTAATAGTCGTCACTGGCGAAAGTCCAAATGTTGGCAAGTCTTTCATCGTCGCAAATTTGGCAGAAGTATTTGCCCAGCTAGATAAGAAAGTTCTAGTTATCGATGCAGATATGCGTTTAGGTAGTCTTCACAGCATATTTAATATGGAACAAGATGACGGTCTTGCAGATTTCTTTACGCAAGATCAAAGTACCGCCGTTAGTATTACTCATCCTACTAATATAGGTAACCTTGACTTTATTCCACGTGGTAATAATTCGCGTAACCCTTCTTCAATGCTAGCTGGTGAGAAGTTTGGTGGTTTGATGAATGAGCTAGCGGCTCATTATGATTACATCATTATTGATACACCACCTGTGCTAGCAGCGACAGATGCCGTAATACTTTCTAAATATGCTGACCAAGTAGTGATGGTGACTCGCCATAATGATTCATTAGAGGGTCAGTTAGCTTATGCTGTCAAGCAGATGAACAAAGCGAACATTCAGGTAGACGGCATTGTTATCAACGATATGCAGCAAGGAATTATGAGTAAGAATAGCTATCATCACACTTACACTTATGGCAACACCCAATAA
- a CDS encoding flippase, giving the protein MISKVRTMLRNKDTSQLLKNFFSLAVLKLVNAVLPFVTLPYLIKVLGIQQYGAIVLALSLIAYFQAVTDYGFNLSATREIARHRTNKRQLSFIYSKTIITKMYLLLFSLAVLIPIILLVPQFKEDLLVYLLMCLMLIGQTLFPEWFFRGVEKMGYITVLNLIVKLSFTIGVFILIKAPQDYWIYPFLLGVSYIIVAFISHYIIIRKFNLKVMFVGIKRVKKTLKIGFPLFVNQFVPNLFNNTTNFLVGMILGKASAGYFGATRQVVQLLTVFNSVVSGVAFPYLIRYKEKFDIFSKYYLILIAAISIFLIIVHQYIFDIIGIKYSSDSEVFYMLMAGFLAIVFYSIYSTNYLISRGYDKVVMRITIAASTIGFALSFPLIYKFGLLGGATNIFIGQLILGSGSYFYFKKINKGIKHES; this is encoded by the coding sequence ATGATTAGTAAAGTTCGCACCATGCTACGTAATAAAGATACTAGCCAATTGCTAAAAAACTTTTTTTCACTGGCAGTTTTAAAGCTTGTTAATGCCGTATTACCTTTCGTTACTTTGCCTTATTTGATAAAGGTATTAGGGATACAGCAATATGGGGCGATCGTATTAGCACTGTCATTAATAGCTTATTTTCAAGCAGTAACAGATTATGGTTTTAATCTGTCAGCGACACGAGAGATTGCAAGGCATCGAACCAATAAGAGACAATTAAGTTTTATCTACAGTAAAACAATCATTACCAAAATGTACTTACTGCTGTTCTCTTTAGCTGTATTGATACCGATAATTTTGCTTGTACCGCAGTTTAAAGAGGATTTACTTGTATATTTATTAATGTGTTTAATGCTCATAGGTCAAACCCTATTCCCTGAATGGTTTTTTAGGGGCGTTGAAAAAATGGGTTATATAACGGTTTTAAATCTTATAGTTAAGCTTTCATTTACCATAGGAGTTTTTATATTAATAAAAGCTCCACAGGACTATTGGATATATCCATTTTTATTAGGGGTAAGCTATATTATCGTAGCATTTATTTCACATTATATAATAATACGTAAATTCAATTTAAAGGTAATGTTTGTAGGTATTAAAAGAGTTAAAAAGACGTTAAAAATTGGCTTTCCACTATTTGTAAACCAATTCGTTCCAAATCTTTTTAATAATACAACTAATTTTCTTGTTGGGATGATACTGGGTAAGGCGTCTGCAGGTTATTTTGGCGCCACAAGACAGGTTGTACAGTTATTGACTGTTTTTAACTCTGTAGTATCAGGTGTGGCTTTTCCATATTTAATTAGGTATAAAGAAAAGTTCGATATTTTTAGCAAATACTATTTAATCTTAATAGCAGCTATTTCAATTTTCTTAATAATAGTGCATCAGTATATTTTTGATATTATTGGTATAAAATATAGTTCTGACTCAGAAGTCTTTTATATGCTTATGGCAGGATTTTTGGCTATTGTTTTCTACAGTATTTACTCTACTAACTATCTAATCTCGAGAGGATACGATAAGGTGGTAATGAGAATTACTATAGCAGCGTCAACAATAGGATTTGCATTATCCTTCCCACTTATTTATAAGTTTGGACTATTGGGAGGAGCTACTAATATATTTATAGGTCAATTGATTTTAGGATCTGGATCCTACTTCTATTTCAAAAAGATAAACAAGGGCATAAAACATGAAAGCTAA
- the tviB gene encoding Vi polysaccharide biosynthesis UDP-N-acetylglucosamine C-6 dehydrogenase TviB produces MRDINNIKIAVIGLGYVGLPLAVEFGKKVSVMGFDINATRIADLQAGTDHTLEVSDEELSQATHLSYTSDIQALKDCNFFIVTVPTPIDDFKQPDLTPLIKASQSIGGILKKDDIVVYESTVYPGATEEVCIPVLEEVSGLTFNQDFYAGYSPERINPGDKEHRVVNILKVTAGSTPEIADFIDDVYNLIIIAGTHKAPSIKVAEAAKVIENTQRDVNIALINELAVIFNKMDIDTEAVLTAAGTKWNFLPFRPGLVGGHCIGVDPYYLTHKAQAIGYNPEIILAGRRLNDGMGEYVTTQLIKNMIKKRIQVEGAKVLILGLSFKENCPDVRNTKVIDIVHELQEYNIEVDIYDPWVDAKEAHREYGITPISKPQAEQYDGIILAVAHSEFTDMGVSNIRELGKEKHVLYDLKYVFAKEETDIRL; encoded by the coding sequence ATGAGAGATATCAATAATATAAAGATAGCAGTTATCGGCCTTGGTTATGTGGGTCTACCTCTAGCTGTTGAGTTTGGTAAAAAAGTCTCTGTAATGGGCTTTGATATAAATGCTACTCGTATTGCCGACTTGCAAGCAGGTACGGATCATACATTAGAAGTTAGTGATGAGGAGTTATCTCAAGCGACGCATCTGAGCTATACCTCAGATATTCAAGCGCTTAAAGATTGTAACTTCTTTATCGTTACTGTACCGACACCAATTGATGATTTCAAACAGCCAGATCTAACTCCTTTAATCAAGGCGTCACAATCTATAGGCGGTATTCTCAAAAAAGACGATATCGTCGTTTATGAGTCTACCGTTTATCCAGGCGCTACAGAAGAAGTATGTATTCCTGTGCTTGAAGAAGTGTCTGGTCTAACTTTTAACCAAGACTTTTATGCAGGATATAGTCCTGAGCGTATTAATCCAGGTGATAAAGAGCATAGAGTAGTTAATATCTTGAAAGTCACTGCAGGCTCTACACCTGAAATAGCAGACTTTATTGATGATGTTTACAATCTAATCATTATCGCTGGCACGCATAAAGCGCCAAGTATCAAGGTCGCAGAAGCAGCTAAAGTTATTGAGAATACACAAAGAGATGTGAATATTGCTCTAATTAATGAATTGGCCGTTATTTTCAACAAAATGGATATCGATACCGAAGCGGTGCTAACAGCCGCAGGTACTAAATGGAACTTTTTACCATTCCGTCCAGGCCTAGTGGGTGGACATTGTATCGGTGTCGATCCTTACTATTTAACGCATAAGGCACAAGCCATTGGTTATAACCCTGAGATTATTCTTGCTGGTCGTCGTTTAAACGATGGTATGGGAGAGTATGTTACGACTCAGCTTATTAAGAACATGATTAAAAAACGTATTCAAGTAGAAGGCGCAAAAGTGCTCATACTGGGGCTAAGTTTTAAAGAAAACTGTCCTGATGTGCGTAATACTAAAGTTATCGATATCGTTCACGAATTGCAAGAATATAACATCGAAGTCGATATCTATGATCCTTGGGTAGATGCTAAAGAAGCTCATCGTGAGTATGGCATCACACCAATCAGTAAACCTCAAGCAGAGCAATACGACGGTATTATTTTAGCAGTTGCACACTCAGAATTTACAGATATGGGTGTCAGTAATATCAGAGAATTAGGTAAAGAGAAACACGTGCTTTATGACCTAAAATATGTATTTGCAAAAGAAGAAACTGATATTCGCCTGTAA
- a CDS encoding sugar-transfer associated ATP-grasp domain-containing protein, with amino-acid sequence MKAKKFVKNKVVGSWKFLSAYSAFHKLHKSIYDSPDFQKVSLTKDEKKEYRNYWKAVSPVVSFKTVEISKSLSGAFNKRIIPEEFYSLYVERFLNNEGNVEFLAHKSIYNKWFGRGIFPKDFFHKLDGSYYTYEFEAIDDIEAFIDNEINNTDFPIVIKPNKDSYGGKDVYFVDSKEDIKEIIKQHPNLVVQEKIEQSELINAFNKDSVNTVRVSLYKDKDNVVHMLNSGIRIGKDGSLDNVSDGGIVCSIKLNGILNEYATDIDEKKYLSHPNSGFVFEGKKFPLYNDLVEVSKSIARAVVGARIISLDMALDSTEKWRCIEINLFGQTIRIPQNAGEPFLGEYTDEIISDFIKSRK; translated from the coding sequence ATGAAAGCTAAAAAGTTTGTAAAAAATAAAGTTGTTGGAAGCTGGAAGTTTTTATCAGCGTATTCTGCTTTTCATAAGCTGCATAAATCAATATATGATTCTCCCGACTTTCAAAAAGTAAGTCTAACAAAAGATGAGAAGAAGGAATATCGTAATTACTGGAAAGCTGTATCCCCAGTTGTTAGCTTCAAGACAGTAGAAATATCAAAATCATTATCAGGGGCATTTAATAAGCGGATTATCCCTGAAGAGTTTTATAGCTTATATGTTGAAAGATTCTTAAATAATGAAGGAAATGTTGAATTTCTAGCGCATAAAAGTATATATAACAAATGGTTTGGTAGAGGTATCTTTCCAAAAGACTTCTTTCATAAGCTTGATGGTAGTTATTATACGTATGAATTCGAAGCTATAGATGATATTGAAGCGTTTATTGATAATGAAATTAACAATACTGATTTTCCTATCGTCATTAAACCTAATAAAGATAGTTATGGTGGAAAGGATGTGTACTTTGTTGATAGCAAGGAAGATATTAAAGAAATTATAAAACAACATCCTAACTTAGTGGTTCAAGAAAAAATAGAACAGTCTGAATTAATCAATGCCTTTAACAAAGATAGTGTGAATACTGTTCGTGTAAGTTTATATAAAGATAAAGATAATGTAGTACATATGCTTAATTCTGGTATACGTATAGGAAAAGATGGAAGCTTAGATAATGTATCAGATGGTGGGATTGTCTGTAGTATAAAATTAAATGGAATACTAAATGAATATGCAACTGATATAGATGAAAAAAAGTATTTGAGTCATCCTAATTCCGGTTTTGTTTTTGAAGGTAAGAAATTTCCACTATATAACGACTTGGTTGAAGTAAGTAAAAGCATTGCTAGAGCTGTTGTAGGTGCTCGTATAATCAGCCTTGATATGGCCTTAGACTCTACTGAAAAATGGCGATGCATAGAGATAAATCTATTTGGCCAAACTATAAGGATCCCACAAAATGCAGGGGAGCCGTTCTTAGGTGAATATACTGATGAAATCATTAGTGATTTTATTAAGTCTAGGAAATGA
- a CDS encoding nucleoside-diphosphate sugar epimerase/dehydratase, which produces MSMKPEPNKTYSANNNAGNGLYGTAQRLLEMPRVAKRGFFLTTDMLMSMVCLFLALALRYGDIDNHISPLLLFLYALPPVIGLYYIGFYRGVARIFSDRVMRNVLQLFIVLIIAYEVMNFFEILTDIPRSVPILYLFLFFVWLWSSRLSIREILERSSGIQKNHVKNEDTQENVIIYGAGAAGRELFDALERSHKYSTVAFVDDNLQLAGGYLLGVKIHDAAETVELVDKLDVSQVFLAMPSISRARRRQIIEEFAEVSVKIKQLPSLHEIADGQVTVSTMRPVDILDVLDRQTVEPDAMLLSKNIAGKNILVTGAGGSIGSELCRQIIKNKPQCLILYELSEYALYSIHQELKNQQVLNPDYSDIQIIAMIGNVTNEDKLIRVFKKYSIHTVYHAAAYKHVPIVEHNPFEGVINNSKGTYHCAYAALQAKVETFVLISTDKAVRPTNIMGASKRLAELVCQGLSQVNSKTCFSMVRFGNVLGSSGSVIPLFTKQIEQGGPITVTHEDVTRYFMTIPEAASLVIQAGAMATGGEVFVLDMGEPVKIVDLAKRMIYLTGCKLKDKNNPDGDMEIVVSGLRPGEKLYEELIIGDDNVEPTQHPLIRQAMEQSFPLMDIENMLSQLTRRAQPHDVEWLKEEFKYFVEGYHEGSAPS; this is translated from the coding sequence ATGTCTATGAAGCCAGAGCCTAATAAAACGTATTCTGCAAATAACAACGCTGGTAACGGGTTATATGGTACTGCCCAGCGATTGTTAGAGATGCCACGCGTAGCAAAGCGCGGGTTCTTTCTGACCACAGATATGCTGATGTCAATGGTTTGTTTATTCCTTGCTTTGGCATTGCGATATGGTGATATCGATAACCATATTAGTCCTTTGTTACTGTTTCTTTATGCGCTGCCTCCTGTCATTGGTCTTTATTACATTGGCTTTTATAGAGGTGTTGCTCGTATATTTTCTGATAGGGTTATGCGCAACGTACTACAGCTATTTATCGTACTCATTATTGCCTACGAAGTCATGAATTTTTTCGAAATATTAACTGATATACCGCGTTCAGTTCCTATTTTGTACCTATTCTTATTCTTTGTTTGGTTGTGGAGCAGTCGTTTAAGTATACGAGAAATATTAGAGCGTAGCAGCGGTATCCAAAAGAATCATGTTAAAAATGAAGATACTCAGGAAAATGTCATCATTTATGGGGCAGGTGCAGCAGGTAGAGAGTTGTTTGATGCATTAGAACGATCTCATAAATATAGTACAGTTGCTTTTGTGGATGACAATCTGCAATTGGCAGGCGGGTACTTACTAGGTGTAAAAATACATGATGCTGCTGAAACGGTAGAACTTGTAGACAAGTTAGATGTCTCCCAAGTGTTCTTAGCAATGCCTTCGATTAGTCGCGCTCGTCGTAGACAGATTATTGAAGAGTTTGCAGAAGTATCAGTCAAAATTAAACAGCTACCAAGCTTGCATGAGATTGCTGATGGGCAAGTTACAGTCAGCACTATGCGTCCTGTTGATATTTTAGATGTATTAGATCGGCAGACGGTTGAGCCTGACGCCATGTTATTGAGCAAAAATATCGCAGGTAAAAACATTCTAGTCACTGGTGCTGGTGGATCTATCGGTAGTGAGCTGTGCCGACAGATAATCAAAAACAAACCTCAGTGCTTGATACTGTATGAGTTGTCCGAATATGCCTTATATAGCATTCATCAAGAGCTAAAAAACCAGCAAGTTCTTAATCCTGATTATAGTGATATTCAAATCATTGCCATGATTGGTAATGTGACCAATGAAGATAAGCTCATTAGAGTATTCAAAAAATATAGTATCCATACGGTATATCACGCAGCTGCATATAAGCATGTACCTATTGTTGAACATAATCCCTTTGAAGGCGTTATCAATAATTCTAAAGGTACTTACCATTGCGCTTACGCAGCCCTGCAGGCCAAAGTTGAAACTTTTGTACTTATTTCTACTGATAAAGCGGTAAGACCGACCAATATTATGGGCGCTTCTAAACGTTTGGCTGAGCTGGTATGTCAAGGGTTGAGCCAAGTAAATAGTAAAACTTGCTTTAGCATGGTGCGCTTTGGGAATGTACTTGGTTCATCAGGTTCGGTCATTCCTTTATTCACCAAACAAATCGAGCAGGGTGGTCCTATTACTGTAACGCACGAAGATGTTACACGCTATTTTATGACCATTCCAGAAGCAGCAAGCTTAGTCATACAAGCAGGTGCAATGGCAACAGGTGGGGAAGTATTTGTCTTAGATATGGGAGAACCAGTCAAAATCGTAGATCTGGCCAAACGTATGATTTATCTAACAGGCTGTAAGCTCAAGGATAAAAATAATCCTGATGGCGACATGGAGATTGTCGTTAGTGGATTAAGACCAGGTGAGAAGCTCTATGAAGAGCTTATTATCGGCGACGATAATGTAGAGCCTACGCAACATCCACTAATTAGGCAGGCAATGGAACAAAGCTTCCCACTAATGGATATCGAAAACATGCTGTCTCAGCTAACACGTAGAGCCCAGCCACATGATGTTGAATGGCTAAAAGAAGAATTTAAATACTTTGTAGAGGGCTACCATGAAGGTTCAGCACCTTCGTAG
- a CDS encoding NAD-dependent epimerase/dehydratase family protein has translation MTQYEQTTQTLANNPKQWLITGVAGFIGSNLLETLLKLDQTVVGLDNFATGHQKNLDEVQSLVSADQWQRFRFIEGDIRKVDDCHQACKGADYVLHQAALGSVPRSLADPIATNETNISGFLNMLVAARDAEVSSFTYAASSSTYGDHPALPKVEDAIGKPLSPYAVTKYVNELYAEVFARSYGFESIGLRYFNVFGRRQDPDGAYAAVIPKWTAAMIENDDVYINGDGETSRDFCYIDNTVQANILAATTTNNEAKNQVYNVAVGDRTTLNKLFNSIKSALAENNVKYDKEPVYRDFREGDVRHSQADVTKAKNLLGYKPQFDISQGIDKAMPWYVKSLAN, from the coding sequence ATGACGCAATATGAACAGACAACGCAGACACTAGCAAACAATCCAAAGCAATGGCTGATTACTGGAGTAGCAGGCTTTATCGGCTCAAACTTACTTGAGACTTTGTTGAAGCTCGATCAAACCGTCGTAGGTTTAGATAACTTTGCGACAGGTCATCAAAAGAACTTAGATGAAGTACAGTCGTTAGTATCTGCAGATCAGTGGCAACGTTTCAGATTTATCGAAGGCGATATAAGAAAAGTAGATGATTGCCATCAAGCATGCAAAGGTGCAGATTATGTCTTGCATCAAGCTGCACTAGGCTCTGTACCTCGTTCTTTAGCAGACCCTATTGCTACCAATGAAACCAATATTTCAGGGTTTCTGAATATGTTAGTGGCTGCGCGTGATGCGGAAGTATCAAGCTTTACTTATGCAGCGAGTAGTTCAACATATGGTGACCATCCTGCATTACCTAAAGTCGAAGACGCTATCGGCAAGCCACTATCTCCATACGCCGTGACTAAATATGTCAACGAGTTGTATGCAGAAGTATTTGCACGCAGCTATGGTTTTGAATCTATCGGTCTTCGTTATTTCAATGTGTTTGGCAGACGTCAAGATCCAGACGGTGCTTATGCAGCAGTTATTCCAAAATGGACAGCTGCCATGATTGAGAACGATGATGTGTATATCAATGGTGATGGCGAAACCAGCCGTGATTTTTGTTATATCGACAATACGGTACAGGCAAATATATTGGCAGCGACAACTACCAATAATGAGGCCAAAAACCAAGTTTATAATGTGGCAGTAGGCGATAGAACGACGCTAAACAAGTTGTTCAACTCGATTAAGTCAGCATTAGCAGAAAATAATGTGAAATATGATAAAGAGCCTGTATATCGAGACTTTAGGGAAGGTGATGTAAGACATTCTCAAGCGGATGTGACTAAAGCAAAAAACTTATTAGGATATAAGCCTCAGTTTGACATTAGTCAAGGTATCGATAAAGCCATGCCTTGGTATGTTAAGTCGTTAGCAAATTAA